In Candidatus Accumulibacter cognatus, the genomic window CAAGAAAGAAGATCCGGCAAGTGTCAACGTATCGACATGGATGGTGACCAATGAAAGTCCCGAGGGCTATGCCGTGATGCATGTCACCGGCAACACCGGGGTATTATCGGTTGGGAATGTGGTCGCGATTCGCACAGACTTTGACCAGAACTGGCAGATCTGCCTGGTCCGCTGGGCTTTGTCGGAGAACCCCGAGCATCTTGAACTCGGTTTGCAGATTCTCGCGCCCAAGGCAGTCCCGGCCATTCTCGCCCAGCCTTCCCATGACACGGGCACCGAGTATCTGCGAGTACTTATTCTGCCGGAAATCCCGAAGCTTCGTTCTGGTCAGTCGCTAGTGGTCGCCACGGGAGCCTTGCCGAAGGAGCGCGATAAACTGCTTCTGCTGATCGAGGGCAACAACATCAGTGTGCGTGAAGTCAGCAGGACCGGCATTGAAGAACAAACCGGCAGCGTCGAGATCATGTCGATCGAATCTGTACAAAACCCGTTTTAATGTGAAAGTCGCGTCAGTGACTCACGGCTACCCTTCCCCCACTTGCCAGAGCAAAGGCGGGGTTTTGCGGAGCACTGCTACGGGCCCATCGAGCGATTCAGGCGGGTACGCCGGAATGCAACATGCAAGGAAGGAAACGGTCATGACTTCTGTGATCGGGGGATACCTGGCAAAGTCTTGGCCGTTAGGGAGGCAAATGACGATTTCCAGTATCCCTGAACTCGGGCAGGGTTGCCGCAACCAGCGCACCCAGCAGCACCACCGCCCACGACAGATAGAGCCACAAGAGGAACATTGGTAGCGTCGCAAAGGTACCGTAGACAGCAGTGTAGGTTGGAAAGTTTGATAGGTACAGCTCGAATCCCTTTTGCAGCAGCAGGAAGCCCAGCGCGGCAAGTAAACCGGCCCATGCTGCGTCGCGCGTCGCCACCCGAGTATTGGGAAGTACATGGTAAAGCCCGCCAAGAAACAAGCTTGCAATCACCAACCCCAGTGCCTTGAACAGGATTTGTCTGACCCACGGCAGCTCGTCCAAAACGCCAAGCGAAGTGGTGACGGCATAAGAGGTGGCCAGCAGCACGCCACCAATCACCACCGGCCACAAGGCAACCAAGGCGGCAAACAAACGCAGGCGCCGCCACCAGGGGCGCGTCTCCCGCACCGACCAGACGTGATTGAAGGCGCGCTCAATGGTCAGCAACAGCATCAGGA contains:
- a CDS encoding YihY family inner membrane protein; protein product: MFLSHFPWHRFAARVLHRFVEENFDQISASLAFTTLLSLVPLVAVVLSIVALVPFFPSMVEQLELSLARSLLPERGAGMIIAYILEFSQKAAEVTAIGSLALVATVLMLLLTIERAFNHVWSVRETRPWWRRLRLFAALVALWPVVIGGVLLATSYAVTTSLGVLDELPWVRQILFKALGLVIASLFLGGLYHVLPNTRVATRDAAWAGLLAALGFLLLQKGFELYLSNFPTYTAVYGTFATLPMFLLWLYLSWAVVLLGALVAATLPEFRDTGNRHLPP